CCACGCCTGCGGCGAGGTTGGCGCCGGCCAGGCCCATCAGCTCGCGCCGCGCGCTCACCCGCTTGCCGCGCTGCAGTCCCAGGTTCTCGGCGACGGCCAGGCTGCTGACGAAGGTGACCAGCGAGATCAGCGCTGCGCCGGGCAGCATCTGCTGCCACACGCTCATCTCGACGTCGGGCCAGGTCAGCACCGGATGGAGCGGGGGCAGCGCGCCCACGAGCCGCACGCCGTGATCGGCGGCCGACACCGCCCAGGCCACCCCCGTCGACACGATGATCACGGCCAGCGGTGCGGCGCGGGCCGTGAGCTGGGCCGCACGGCGCGACATCCACCGTTCGAGTTGCGTGGGCGCATGCTTGCGGGACAGCGTGAGCAGCACGAGCGCGCCGATGCCGAACAGCGTGGTGGGCAGGTGGATGGCATGGCCGCCCCGCCACCACGACCCGAACACCTCGATGGCGTTGAAGCCGGCGGCATGCGCGCCGAACATCACCGGCAGCTGCGACAGCAGGATGGACAGCGAGGCCCCGACCGAAAAGCCCTGCAGCACCGGCACGCTCAGCAGCGAGGCCAGCGCGTCGAACTTCAGTGCCGCGGCCAGCGCGAGCATCACGCCCGACTCGATGGCTAGCACGAGCGCCGCGTCGGTGGCCGGCACGTCGTGCGCGACCGCGGGGGCGATGGCCTGGGCCGTCATCAGCGCGAGCACCGCCGCAGGACCGACCGAGTTGACGTTGCTGGACCCGAGCGCGGCGTAGGCCACCATGGGCAGCAGGCTCGCGTAGACCCCGGCCTCGGGCGGCAGCCCGGCCAGCAGGGCATAGGCCACGCCCTGCGGCACGAGCAGGATTGAGACGATCACCGCGGCGACGAGGTCGTCGGCGAGGGCGGCCTCGCGGTAGCGGGCGAGGGCGCCTCGCAGGCGGATGGGAAACATTCGGGGCAGGACGAGGAGGGGGACGTCCCTATCCTACGGCCTGCCGGAACAACCCCGCCGGATCAGTCGACCTTGGCGCCGGACTGCTTCACGACCGTGGCCCATTTTTTTGTCTCGGCGGCGATGTAGGCGGCGAACGCCTGCGGCGTGTTGCCCCCGGGGATGGCCCCCTGCGACAGCAGGCGCTCCTTGACGGCGGGTGTGGCCAGGGCCTTGGCGCACTCCTGCTGGATGCGGTTGACGATGTCCGCCGGCGTGCCTGCCGGGGCCAGCAGGCCGAACCACGAGCTGGCGTCGAAGCCCTTGACCGGGCCGGCCTCGGCCACCGTGGGCACGTCGGGCAGGGCCGCGCTGCGCTGGGCGGTGGTGACCGCCAGCGCCTTGAGCTTGCCGGCCTTGATGTGGGGCATGGCCGACGGCAGGTTGTCGAACATCAGGTCCATCGTGCCGCCGATCAGGTCCAGCAGCGCCGGGCCCGAGCCGCGGTAGGGGAAGTGCAGCATGAAGGTGCCCGTCATGCTCTTGAACAGCTCGCCGCTCAGGTGGATGGACGTGCCGTTGCCGCTCGAGGCCATGTTCAGCTTGCCCGGGTTGGCCTTGGCGTACTTGATCAGGTCGGCGACGTTGCGGATGCCGTAGGCCTCGGCCTTGGCCGGGTTCATCACCAGCACGTTTGGCACGCCGGCCACGAGGGTGATGGGGGCGAAGTCCTTGATCGGGTCGAACGGCAGCTTCGGGTACAGCGCCTGGTTGATGGCGTGGGTGCCCACCGTGCCCATCAGCAGGTTGAGGCCGTCGGGGGCCGACTTGGCGACGGCATCGGTGCCCACGTTGCCACCGGCGCCGGGCTTGTTGTCGACGACGAAGGGCTGGCCGAACGCATGCTGCAGTTCGGGGGCGATGGCACGGGCGAGGATGTCGGTGGTGCCGCCGGGGGCGAACGGCACCACGATGCGGACGGGTTTCGTGGGCCAGGTGCCCTGGGAGAACACCGGCAGCGTGGCGGGCAGCAGCCCGGCGCCGGCCGCGAGCACGAGGTGGCGTCGATGCAGAGAGGTCATGGATCGTCTCGGAGCGGGGAGACGACCAGTGTGCGGCCAAACCCTGGTGTGCGGTTCCCCGGGAAATTCCGAGGGCACAGACAGAAAAGCGTGGCGAAACGGCGCGCCGAAAAAAGAAGGGAAGCGGGACAGTGGATCCGGGGACTCGCTCTCATCCACCCCGGGCTGCCCGCTCCCCTGCGGACGTGTCAAACGCGCCTGGAAACTTGCGGAAAACCGGGCTCAGCGGGTCACGTTGCGCTGGGCGACCGGCGGGGCGAACAGGGACAGCTGGGTCGGCGTGCGGTGCGTCTGCAGCACCTGGAACGCCCGGGCCGGGGCCGGTGGCATCGGGCGCACGCCGGTGGGCATCACCGGTTGGCGGGTGCTGGCCGGGTGGGCCAGCGGACGGGCTTGCGGTTGCAGAAGGGCCATGTCCACCTCGTTCGGTTCTTGTTCGGGAAGTCTTCTCGGAAGGGAAACTCAGTGGCCGACCAGCCACTGGCTGGGGGCGAATTCGCTGGGGCGGACGTCGAGCACCTGGGCCGGCAGCGGGGACAGCACCCCGGCGGCGCGGGCCAGCCAGGAGGTCACGTCGAGGCCGTGGGCCGACGGGCGCGAGGCCACGGGCTGGGCCAGGCGCAGCAGGGAGGACACCCCACCGCGGCAGCTGGGGGTCGAGCGGCGGCCGGGACGGCGGGCGCGGCGGGAACGGAGCGGGGAGTACGACATGGCAACGACGTCCTGGTCTTTTTGAAGCTGCCCGAACGAGCGCAGCTTTTGTGCCAGTGTGATTTTTGCCCGCTTCGACCCTGCCTTGCGGCAAAAGCCGCCGTTTTGTGGCGAAGTGGTAAGTCGCCGGTTACATCACTGCCCCGAATCGTCAATGCCGATCGGCCGAGTGACGTGTTCGGCCACCACGCGGAGGACTTGGGGCTCGGCCAGCACGCGCCGGTGCCCGAGGCCGCGGGTCGCGAGCCATCGGCTGCCCGCCACCTGGTCGGCCAGCCGGCGGGCCAGCATGGCCGGTGCGGCGCGGTCGTCCTCGTCGTGGACCACGAGGGTGGCGCGGGGCAGGCGCGGTGCCAGTTCGTCGGCCTCGAAGTGCTCGAGGTCGATGCCCTCGCGCTGCTCGATCAGCCGCCGCATGCGCATCGACATCGCGGCGCCCAGGCCGAAGCCGTGGGCGAACCACTTCAGCACGAGCTTCGGCGGGGGCGACGTGGCGATCAGCGCGAGCCGTTGCGCCGGCAGGCCGTGGGCCAGCGCGTGGGACGCCGCCAGGGCGCCCATCGAGTGCGCCACCACCGCGTGCAGCGGCCCGAGGCGGGCCGATGCCGCCCACAGCGCCCGGACGAACTGAGGCAGCGTGGACCGCCACCCGTCGCTGCGGCCATGGCCGGGCAGGTCCAGCAGCACCGGGTTCAGGCCCGCGGCGGCCACCGCGTCACCCAGCGCCTGCATCTGCAGGCCGTGGCCGGCCCACCCGTGGACCAGCAGCACGGTCGGGCGGCCGGGTTCGGCGTCGGCCCGGCGGTACACGGCCATGGAACCGGTCTCGAACGGCCAGCGTTCCACCCGCCAGCCGGCCGGCACCGCGAGGCGCCGGGCAGACCGTTTGGATGGGAGGGGCGTGAAAAAGAGGCCCAGCGCGGCGCGCGTGCCGAAGCCCGGCGCGAACTTCTGGACGGCCTGCAGCACCCGGGCGAGTCCGCGCACCACCCGCCCGCCGCCGTAGAAGCTGGCGATGGGGCTGGCGGCGGCCACGGCGGTGTCGGCGGCGGGGCTCAACGGAACACCTCGAAATCGGCGTTCCGGCGGGGCACGGCGCGCCAGACGCGCACGAACCAGAACATGCCCCGGGCGGCGAGCAGGATCAGCAGGAGGAAGAGCAGCGTGACCATGAATGACCTTTCGTCGCACGACCGTGCGAAACGTGGGCGACAGACGGGGCGGTGTGCCATGGCAGGGGTCTGTCAGGGGGTGGTGAAGGCGCGGATGATGCGTTCGTACGCGGTCCACGCACGATCGCAGGCGCGGGGATCGCGCAGGAAACGGGCCTCGCGCATCAGCGCGACGAACAGGCCGTCAAGTTCGAAGACGAGCTGTTCGGGGTCGGTGTCGGGGCGCAGGTGGCCGGCCTCGAGGGCCTGGTCGACCGTGCGCCGCAGCGACGAGCGCCAGTGCAGCACGTGTTCCAGCAGCAGGTCGCGCAGCGGGCCCTCGCAGTCATCGAACTCGAAGGCGCCCGAACTGTAGAGGCAGCCGGTGCGGGACTCGACTTCCCGGACCCGCTGCAGCCACAGCTGCATGATGGTGTTCAGGCGCGGCAGGCCCCGGGGCTCGCGCATGGCCGGCACGAACACGTCTTGCAGGAAGCGCTTGGCGTATTCGTCGATGACCGCCTTCTGCAGCGCCTCGCGGGAGCCGATGCGGGAGAAGACCCCGCTCTTGGACAGGCCGAGGCGCTTGGCGACCTCGCCGAGGCTCAGGCTGTTCAGGCCATCGGCCACCGCCATGTCGAGGGCGGTGTCGACGATGGCAGCCAAGGTGGCTTCGCTGCGTTCGGTGCGGGTTTCCATGCCCCTAATTTAGCACGAGTGTGCGAACATGCAAGCCCTGATTTAATGCGCCATCGACAGGGGTCGCCTTCCCGTGGTACACCCTGCTCGCAGTCGAAGCAGTCCGCATCCCGTTTCCATGCACCAACCAGGGCGACCGCATGAGCGCTCTCACTCGGCGGCACTGGCTCGCCGTCGTTTCGTATCTGCTGGTGGTGGCCCTGACGGCCGCGCTGGGCCTGGCCAGCAGTGACATCCTGTCCGCCGTGCGCGGGTACGTCGCCGGCGAAAGCCTCTGGTCCAAGGGCCAGAAGGAGGCGCTGTACCACCTCGACCGCTACGCCCGGCTCCACGACCCGGCCGACTACGCGCGCTTCGAGGCCTCTCTCTCGGTGCCCCTCGGCGACCGGATCGCCCGGGAGCAGCTCTCCAGCGAGCAACCCGACCTGGAGGCCGCCCGCGCCGGCCTGCTGCAGGGCGGCAACCACCCCGACGACATCGATTCGATGATGAAGCTGTTCACCCGCTTCAAGGAGGTCAGCTTCATGGCCGACGCCATCGCGATCTGGGCGGAGGCCGACCTGGCGATCGACGAACTTCGCCTGCTGGGCCAGCGCATCCGCGAACTGGTCGAGGGCGGGGAGGCGGACAGCCCGGCGCTGCGAGCGCTCGCCATCCAGCTGCCCCCGCTCGACGTGCGGCTCACCCAGCTCGAGCGCCAGTTCTCCGAGCGGCTGGGCGAGGCGTCCCGCCTGTCCAAGCGGCTCGTGGTGTGGACCACGCTGCTGCTGACGATCCTGCTCGCATGCGCCGGCCTCGTGATGATCGCCCGGCTGCTGAGCCAGCAGCTGGCCGCCGAACGGGCGCTGCGTGAAGGCAACGAACGCTGGGCGCTGGCGGCGGATGCCGCGGGCATCGGGGTGTTCGACTGGGACGTCGAACGCGATCGAGTGGCCCTCGACGCCCGGGCCGCCGCGATGACCGACCTGCCCGCGGTGGACACCGAGGCCGACGGTGGCCGCCTCGCCGGCCAGACGCTGCACCCGGACGACCGCAACCGCGTGCAGGTGGCCCTGCGCCAGGCCATCGACCGCGCCGAGCCGGTGGCGGTGCGCTACCGGGTCGAGCCCGCCGAGGGCGAACCCCGGCATGTCGAGTTGCGCGCCCGGGTGCGCGCCCACGGCCGCCACCCCCGCATGATCGGCATCCTGCGCGACGTCAGCCAGGACATGCAGGCCGAACGCCTGCGCCTCGACAAGGAGGCGGCCGAACGCGCGAACCGCGCGAAAGGCGAGTTCCTGTCGCGCGTGAGCCACGAACTGCGCACGCCGCTGAACGCGGTGCTCGGCTTCGCCCAGCTGATGCAGCTCGACAACGCCGAGGCGCTGCGGCCGGCCCAGGCCCAGCGCGTCCAGCACGTGATCGACAGCGGCCGGCACCTGCTGGACCTCATCAACGACATGCTGGACGTGACCAGCATCGACGCCGGCGGCGTGAAGTTCTCGGCGCAGGACGTCGCCGTGGGCCCGGTGCTCGAGCGTTGCAGTGACCGGCTCTCCGCGCTGGCCCAGGCCCAGCAGGTGCGCATCGTCCCGCAGCGGCCGTTCCCGGAGCTGCACGTGATGGCCGACCCGCGCCGCTTGGAGCAGGTGTTCATCAACCTGATCTCGAATGCGATCAAGTACAACCGCCCCGACGGCGAGGTGCGCCTGACGCTCGCCCCGGACGGCGACGACGTGGTGGCCGCGGTGCACGACACCGGCGCCGGCATGACCGAGGAGCAGCTGGGCCAGCTGTTCCAGCCGTTCAACCGGCTGGGCGCCGAGTACTCGAAGGTGGTGGGCAGCGGGCTGGGCCTCGTCATCACGCGCCAGCTGGTGACGCTGATGGGCGGCAGCGTGGCCGCCAGCAGCCGGGCCGGCGTGGGCTCGACCTTCGTGGTGCGGCTGCCGCGCGGCCGGGTGCTGGCCGCCTGATCAGCCCGGCACGACGTGCCCGCGCGGCACGGCGTCCAGCAGCTTGCGGGTGTACTCCTGCCGCGGCTTGTTCATCACTTCGTCCACCGAGGCCTGCTCCACCACCTCGCCGTTTTTCATCACCATCACCTCGTCGGCCATGAACCGCACCACCGCGAGGTCGTGGCTGATGAAGATGTAGGCGAGACCCAGTTCGTCCTGCAGGTCCTTCAGCAGGTTGAGCACCTGGGCCTGCACCGACACGTCGAGCGCGCTCACCGCCTCGTCGAGCACCAGCACCTCGGGCGAGAGCGTCAGGCAGCGGGCGATGGCGACCCGCTGGCGCTGGCCGCCGGAGAACTCGTGCGGGTACTTGGTCATCGCGCTCGCGTCGAGCCCCACGCGTTCGAGCAGGCCGCGGGCGAGCGCCTCGCGCTCCGCCGTGCCGCCGCCGATGCCGTGGATGGCCATCGGCTCGACGAGCGTCTTGCCGATGGGGAAACGCGGGTTCAGCGATGCATACGGGTTCTGGAACACCACCTGGATGCGGCGCCGCACCGGCAGCATCTCGCGGGACGACAGCGTGAGGAGGTCGCGGCCGTCGAACAGCACGCGGCCCGCCTCGGGCCCGCCGGTGGGGTCGTGCAGCCGCAGCAGCGTGAGGCCCATCGTGGTCTTGCCGGAGCCCGACTCGCCCACCACCCCCAGCGTGTGGCCGCGGCGCAGAGTGAAGTTCGCTTCCTTCACGGCCTTGAACTCCCGTCGGCCGAACACGCCCTGGCGCACCCAGAAGCCCTTCGAGAGCTTCTCGACCTGCAGCACCACGGGGGCGTCCGGGTCCTTCGGCTTCGGCGCGGCGGGGGCCTGAGTGCGGGTCTCGTCGATGGTCATCAGCCGCGCATGGTGCTGCTGCAGCGCGGGGCGGCAGGCGAGCAGCGCGCGGGTGTAGGTGTCCTGCGGGTCGGCGAAGATGCCGGCCACCGGGCCGCGTTCGCGCACGGTGCCCTGGCGCATCACCACCACCTCGTCCGCGATCTCGCCCACGACGCCCAGGTCATGGCTGATGAACAGCATGCTCATGCGGTGCGTCTCCTTGAGCCGCGCGAGCAGGTCGAGGATCTGGCGCTGGATGGTGACGTCGAGGGCCGTGGTGGGTTCGTCGGCGATCAGCAGCTTCGGGCCGCAGGCGAGCGCCATCGCGATCATCACGCGCTGCTGCTGACCGCCCGACAGCTCGTGCGGGTAGCTCGACAGCCGCCGCTTCGGCTCGGGCAACTGCACCTCGGCCAGCAGCGCCTCCGCGCGCTCGAGCGCCTCGCGCCGGCCGAGGCCCAGGTGGCGCTGCAGCGGTTCGCAGAGCTGGCGGCCGATGGTGAACACCGGGTTGAGCGAACTCATCGGATCCTGGAAGACGCAGGCGATCTCGCGCCCCCGCAGGGTCTGCAGCTCGGGCAGCGTGGCCTTCAGCAGGTCGCGGCCCTCGAAATCGATGCGGCCGGACCGCTCGGCGTTGACCGGCAGCAGGTTGAGGATCGACATCGCGGTGACACTCTTGCCCGAGCCCGATTCGCCGACGAGGGCCACGGTGGTGTTCTCGGGCACGTCGAAGCTCACGCCCACGGGGCCGCGGCCCACCGCCTCGACCCGCTGCACCACGCCGTCCTCGGCGCCGGTGCGGAAGCTCACGTGAAGGTCCTGGATGCTCAGCAGCATGGGGTCATTCCAGTCCACGAAGTTTGGGATCGAGCGCGTCCCGCAGCGCATCGGTGAACAGCGAGAACGCGGTGACGAACACCGCCATGAAGATCGTCGCAGCGGCCAGCTGCCACCAGTGGCCGAGGATCAGCTCGCTCTGGGCCTCGGACAGCATCGTGCCCCAGCTCACCTCGTCCACCGCCACGCCCAGCCCGAGGTACGACAGGATCACCTCGGCCTTGATGAAACCCACCACGTGCACCGACAGCTGCACGAGCAGCACGTGGCTGATGTTCGGCAGGATGTGGCGGAACATGCGAGAGGTGGTGCTGGCGCCGATGGCCTCGGCCGCGCGCACGTACTCGCGCACGGAGTGCTTGAGGAACTCGGCGCGCACGAGGCGGTAGATGCCGGTCCACCCGGCGAGCCCGAGGATCAGCACCACCGAGTGCATGCCGCGCCCGGCCACCGCGGCGAACGCGAAGATCAGCAGGATGCCCGGGATGGACGTGAAGACGTTGTAGACCCACTCGAGGAAGTCGCCCACCTTGCCGCCGAAGAAACCCGCGAGCGCGCCGAGCACGGTGCCGATGGCCGTCGCCACCACCGCGGCCAGCACGCCCACGAACACCGAGATCTTCGCGCCCTGCACCGCCTTCGCGAGCACGTCGCGGCCCAGGCGGTCGGCACCGAACGGCAGCGTGGCGGCGCGCTCGACGTCCGCGTGCTCGAACTGCGCGGCGCGCTCGGCCCATTCCTTGTAGCGGGGCGCGAGCGGGTCGACGTCGCTCAGGTCGACGTTCGGGCCCGTGGGGGGCGCGATGCCGGACGACTCGGTGGCGGTGGCCGGCCCCATGAAGGTGGGCGGCGCGTTGGCCACGCCGCGTTCGCGCTGCCAGTCCGCGGCCACGAGGCCCAGGGCCGCCAGCAGCACCATCACGCCGAACAGGGCCACGATCACGAGCGACACCATGCCCACGCGGTCGCGCCGCAGGCGCTTCCACGCGGAGCCCCAGATCCCCTCGACGGGGGCCGTCATTTGAGCACCACCCGCGGATCGGCGACCTTGTAGAGCACGTCGGTCAGCAGGTTCACCACCATCGTGATGATCGCGAGGTACACGGTCACGGCCTGGATCACGGGGAAGTCGCTGCGGTTCACCGCCCCCAGCACCTCGCGGCCGAGACCGGGGATCGAGAAGAACACCTCGATCAGGAACGAGCCGAGGAACACGCCGGGCAGGGCGCCGCCGATGCCGGTCAGGATGGGGATCATCGCGTTCCGCGTGACGTGGCTGAAGAGGATGCGCTTCTCGGTGAGGCCCTTGGCGCGTGCGGTGCGCACGTAGTCGTGGTCCATCTCGTCGAGGAAGAACGAGCGGTACACGCGGGTGGTGGGCGACAGCGACACGAACACCGCGAGCAGCACCGGCAGCGGGGCGAAGCGCACCAGGTTGGTCCACGTCGAGTCGCTCCAGCCCTGCACCGGGAACCAGCCGAGGCGGAACGCGAAGACGTACTGGCCGACGATCACGTAGACCAGGAACGAGATGGACAGCGCCACCGTGGTGACGATCATCACGGTGCGGTCGGTGAGCGAGCCGCGCAGGTAGGCGACCCCGAGCGCGAGCGGGATCGCGAGCACCACCTCGAGGATGAAGATGGGCACCATCACGGTGAGCGTGGCCGGCAGGCGGTTGGCGAACATCGCCGACACCGGCTCCTTCGTGGTCCAGCTCAGGCCCCAGTCGAAGGTGACCACCTGCTTGACGAAGATCCACAGCTGCACCCAGACGGGCTGGTCGAGCCCCAGCTGGGTGCGGATGGACTGCACCACCTCGGCCGAGGCGTTCTGGCCGGCGAGGATCTCGGCCGGGTCGCCCCCGAAGTACTTGAACAGGAAAAACACCAGCAGCACGACACCGACCAGGGTCGGGATCATTTGCCAGAGTCGTCTCAGCAGGTAGGCCGTCATGCGGTGGAAACCTCGGGCGGGTTCGTGAATGCGGTGTGAGTCTACGGTCTAATCCGCGGACGACACTAGACTGGGAACCATGAACCACTGGCCTTCCTTCGTTCGGCGCCTCGCTGCGGCCTGCCTGGCCGTTCCGCTGTTGGCTTTCGCTCAGTCGCCGGCAGCCACGCCGCAGAAGGTGCTGCGCTACGCGTTCCCCGCCCCCGAGACCGGCTTCGACTTCGCGCAGGTGAGCGACCTGTACTCGAACATCGCGATCTCGCACATGTTCGACTCGCTGTACCAGTACGACCACCTGGCCCGCCCGTTCAAGATCAAGCCGGCGGTGGCGGCCGCGATGCCCGAGATCTCGGACGACTACCGCACCTGGACCGTCCGCATCCGGCCCGGCACCTTCTTCGCCGACGACGCGGCGTTCAAGGGGAAGAAGCGCGAACTGGTCGCCGCGGACTTCGTCTACTCGATCAAGCGCTTCTTCGACCCGGCCCTCAACAGCCCGCACTACACGGGCTGGAGCGAGGAGCGCATCGCGGGCGTGGAGGGACTGCGGGAGGCCGCGCAGAAGGCGAAGAAGCCGTTCGACTACGACCGCCCCATCGAGGGCCTGCGCGCGCTCGACCGCTACACGCTGCAGATCCGGCTCGAGAACCCGCGCCCGCGGTTCCTCTACATGCTCACCGAGATGCCGGCCATGGCACGCGAGGTGATCGAGGCCTACGGCGACCGCATCATGGAACACCCGGTGGGCACCGGCCCGTACCGGCTCGTGCAGTGGCGGCGCAGCTCGCTGATGGTGTTCGAGCGCAACCCGAACTACCGCGAGGTGTTCTACGACGCCGAGCCCGCCGCCGACGACGCCGAGGGCCAGGAGATCCTCGCGAAGCTCAAGGGCCGCCGGCTGCCGATGATCGACCGCGTCGAGGTCAGCATCGTCGAGGAAGGGCAGCCACGCTGGCTCGCCTTCCTCAACAACGAGTTCGACATCTCGGGCGTGCCGCTCGAATTCACGAACATCGCGGTGCCCAACGGCAAGCTCGCGCCGAACCTCGCGAAGCGTGGCATCCGCATGTCGCGCGGGCTCGCGTCAGACGTCACGTTCTTCTTCTTCAACATGGAAGACCCGGTGGTGGGCGGCTACACGCCGGAGAAGGTGGCGCTGCGCCGCGCGATCTCGCTCGGCACCGACGTCGAGCGCGAGATCAGTCTCCTGCGCCGCGGCCAGGCCATTCCCGCGCAGGCGGGCGTCGCGCCGCACACCTACGGCTACGACCCGGCCTTCAAGTCCGAGAACGGTGAGTACAACCTCGCGAAGGCGAAGGCGCTGCTCGACCTGTACGGCTATGTCGACAAGGACGGCGACGGCTGGCGCGACCTGCCCGACGGCAAGCCGCTCGTGATCAAGTACGCCACCACGCCGGAACAGATCTCGCGCCAGATGGACGAGCTGTGGAAGAAGAACCTCGACGCGCTCAACATCCGGCTCGAGTTCCAGATCCGCAAGTGGCCCGAGCAACTCAAGAACGCGCGGGCCGGCAAGCTGATGGTGTGGCAGCTGGGCTCGTCGTCCACCACCCCGGACGGGCAGGACGCGCTGCAGAACGCCTATGGGCCCGGCGCCGGCGGGTCGAACCTCGGTCGATTCAAGCTCGAGAAGTTCGACGAGCTGTACCGCAAGATCGACCACCTGCCCGACGGGCCGGAACGCCTCGCCGCGTTCGAGGAGGCGAAGAAGCTGCTGGTGGCCTACATGCCGTACAAGTTCGCGGTGCACCGGCTCTACACGGACCTCACGCAGCCGTGGGTCTACGGGTACCGGCGGCCGCTGTTCTGGCGGAACACGTGGCACCTGATGGACATCCTGCCGCACCCGGAGAAGAACTGAAAAGAAGCGATGTCATCCCGGCGGAGGCCCACTGCTGTCCGGGGAAAAGCGAGACGACCTTGAAACACTCGTCATCCCGGCGAAGGCCGGGACCCACTGGGGGCGTTGAGCGTGCGTGGCATCGAGTGTTCTGGCGTGGAGTGTTCTCTTCGGGAGAGGCCGCGCCGGGTCTCGGCCCGGCAGCCGACCCACTTTCTCACGCGAGAAAGTGGGCAGTGATGCTCCCCCGCTTCGTCAGCGCGTCGACCACGCCACGATCTGCGCCGCTCCCGTCGCCCCCGGCTGCCGCTTGACCTCCTGGCCCTTGTCCAGCTTCACGAGCGTGGGGATGCTGCGGATGCCGAAGCGTCCGGCGGTGCGAGGGCTCGCGTCGCTGTCCACCTTCACGAGCACCGCGCGGCCTTTCAGCTCGCGTGCGGCGGCCTCGAACTGCGGCGCCATCTGGCGGCACGGGCCGCACCAGGTGGCCCAGAAGTCGACCACCACGGGCAGTTCGCTGCGCGCGACGAAGGCGTCGAAGTTCGAGTCGTCCAGTTCCACCGGGGTGTCGGGCAGCAGCGCCTCGCCGCAGCGGCCGCACACGGGCGACTCGCCCAGGCGTTCGTCGGGGACACGGTTGGTGGTGAGGCAATGGGGGCAGGCGACGTGCATGGCAGGGTCCGGAAACTGCATTGTTTTGGCAGATGCCGCCACCCGGCCGGATTTCAACCACTCGATCGGCGGGGTGGACGCGTTTGCGGGCCGGGCATAGCATGATCCGGGTCAGCGAGGAGACCCTCATGCCGATCCAGACCCGCCCGCAGACCTCCGTGCCGTCGCCCGATCCCATGTGGCTCTCCGACGGTGCACCCGCCCCGGCCCCCGCCTGGCGGCCCTCCGTCGCCCGGCCTCCGGTGCTCCAGGCACCACCGAAGCTGCTGGCCAAGGTGGGGGAAGCCTTCGCCACCTCGCTGGCCGTGCTGCAGGATCAACTGCGCAACGGCGATCCGCATGATTTCGAAGCGGGTCTCGCCGAACTGGCCCGGCTCGAGAACCTGGGGCTGCAGGTCCAGCAGTTGGCCCGCATGATGAGCCACGATGGCACGCAGTCGGCCGAGGCCGTCGACCTGGGCGACGCGCTGTCGCGGGCCATCGCGCTGTGGTCGCCGTCGGCCGCGGCCCGTGGTGTCACGCTGAGCCAGCCCGACGAGACCACCGCCCGCGTGCAGGTGGACCCCGCGGTGCTCGAGCAGCTGCTCGACCTCGCGATCGAGCTGGCGCTGGAAGCCGGCGATTCCCTCGTGGTGCGCGTGCGGCCGCAGCCGGCATCGCGCCAGGTGCTGCTGCTGATCGACGTGCATCACGGCGGCCCCATCACGTCGGCGGTGTCGGGGGATACCACCGACGAAGGTGCCGACAACCTGCGCTGGCTGATGCTGCACCAGGTGGCACGCAGCGGCGGCATCGGCGCGCGCCGTGAACACTCCGGCAGCATGCTGAGCGTGGCGCTGACGTTCCCGCTGGCCGCGCTGGGCTCCTGGTACGGTCCGGCGGAGCCGGCCGCCGTTCAGGAGATGGGCAGCTCGGTGTAGTACCGCCCGCCGTGGAAGATCAGCGGCAGCGCGCCTTCGCGCCGCTCGCAGTGTTCCACCTCGCCCACGAAGATCACGTGGTCGCCTTCCTCGTACTGGCTGCGGTTGAAGCACTCGAAGCGCGCGGCGGCGCCTTCCAGCAGCGGCACGCCGCCCGCGCCTTCGCGCCAGGGGAGGCCCGCGAAGCGGTCGATGTCCTTCGTGGCGAAGCGCTGGGCGAGTTCCACCTGTTCGGCCGCGAGGATGTGGA
This genomic stretch from Piscinibacter gummiphilus harbors:
- a CDS encoding SulP family inorganic anion transporter, which produces MFPIRLRGALARYREAALADDLVAAVIVSILLVPQGVAYALLAGLPPEAGVYASLLPMVAYAALGSSNVNSVGPAAVLALMTAQAIAPAVAHDVPATDAALVLAIESGVMLALAAALKFDALASLLSVPVLQGFSVGASLSILLSQLPVMFGAHAAGFNAIEVFGSWWRGGHAIHLPTTLFGIGALVLLTLSRKHAPTQLERWMSRRAAQLTARAAPLAVIIVSTGVAWAVSAADHGVRLVGALPPLHPVLTWPDVEMSVWQQMLPGAALISLVTFVSSLAVAENLGLQRGKRVSARRELMGLAGANLAAGVGGGMPVGGSFSRTAVNAEAGARTRWAGVFAAVFTGFGMLLFAVPLAMLPKAVLAATIVMSVLAAGEWKGFGEAWRYSHGEAAMMGAVAAITVLKDAQWALAFGVALSIAMLLKRTARPHAVVVARMPGTEHYRNVRRYATEGTAGLLGIRIDESLLYVNARQLPDVVVGLLETAPGDVDRVLLQMSPVNHIDFSGVEALRSLQDLLARRGIQLDLSEVKGPVLDGLVASDWLRWFRGRLFLSHHQGVAGEEPVTLLSHPSRTPPGP
- a CDS encoding Bug family tripartite tricarboxylate transporter substrate binding protein, giving the protein MTSLHRRHLVLAAGAGLLPATLPVFSQGTWPTKPVRIVVPFAPGGTTDILARAIAPELQHAFGQPFVVDNKPGAGGNVGTDAVAKSAPDGLNLLMGTVGTHAINQALYPKLPFDPIKDFAPITLVAGVPNVLVMNPAKAEAYGIRNVADLIKYAKANPGKLNMASSGNGTSIHLSGELFKSMTGTFMLHFPYRGSGPALLDLIGGTMDLMFDNLPSAMPHIKAGKLKALAVTTAQRSAALPDVPTVAEAGPVKGFDASSWFGLLAPAGTPADIVNRIQQECAKALATPAVKERLLSQGAIPGGNTPQAFAAYIAAETKKWATVVKQSGAKVD
- a CDS encoding alpha/beta hydrolase, which encodes MSPAADTAVAAASPIASFYGGGRVVRGLARVLQAVQKFAPGFGTRAALGLFFTPLPSKRSARRLAVPAGWRVERWPFETGSMAVYRRADAEPGRPTVLLVHGWAGHGLQMQALGDAVAAAGLNPVLLDLPGHGRSDGWRSTLPQFVRALWAASARLGPLHAVVAHSMGALAASHALAHGLPAQRLALIATSPPPKLVLKWFAHGFGLGAAMSMRMRRLIEQREGIDLEHFEADELAPRLPRATLVVHDEDDRAAPAMLARRLADQVAGSRWLATRGLGHRRVLAEPQVLRVVAEHVTRPIGIDDSGQ
- a CDS encoding TetR/AcrR family transcriptional regulator, with amino-acid sequence METRTERSEATLAAIVDTALDMAVADGLNSLSLGEVAKRLGLSKSGVFSRIGSREALQKAVIDEYAKRFLQDVFVPAMREPRGLPRLNTIMQLWLQRVREVESRTGCLYSSGAFEFDDCEGPLRDLLLEHVLHWRSSLRRTVDQALEAGHLRPDTDPEQLVFELDGLFVALMREARFLRDPRACDRAWTAYERIIRAFTTP